Proteins encoded in a region of the Diabrotica virgifera virgifera chromosome 4, PGI_DIABVI_V3a genome:
- the LOC114339671 gene encoding uncharacterized protein LOC114339671 — protein sequence MNKYMILAVLLVGAVLVQGKKEDSSSSSEENVREVAELLNKKFNTTLLLDVIKMAEKAKAKCPDLEEKLDDISGKIEKCVDEIELGSETFCSLVKNNLARCSKPAIDLIASCLPEESKDLPVLAQKIIVAVVKQACSSTVEEILELLNPCALEKDFASFPACREIKTVIDEHRNKLPSKSLICSTLPKIRNCAKAHIEASCQNTVTRQAALKFHDAIDAALKDDCDALNKA from the exons TCCTCGTTCAGGGCAAAAAAGAAGACTCCAGCAGCTCATCTGAAGAAAATGTCAGAGAAGTAGCAGAATTATTGAACAAGAAATTCAACACCACCCTTCTTCTTGATGTTATCAAAATGGCCGAAAAAGCTAAAGCAAAATGTCCAGACTTGGAAGAAAAACTTGAC GATATTTccggaaaaattgaaaaatgcgtTGACGAAATCGAACTTGGATCAGAAACTTTCTGCTCTCTCGTCAAGAACAACTTGGCTAGATGTTCCAAACCAGCCATCGATCTAATTGCCTCCTGTTTACCAGAGGAATCCAAAGACCTTCCTGTATTGGCCCAGAAAATCATTGTTGCCGTAGTAAAACAAGCATGCAGTTCCACTGTTGAAGAAATTTTGG AATTGTTGAACCCATGTGCCCTTGAAAAGGACTTCGCTTCTTTCCCAGCTTGCAGAGAAATCAAAACCGTTATCGACGAACACAGAAACAAACTTCCATCGAAATCACTCATCTGCTC AACTCTCCCCAAGATCAGGAACTGCGCCAAAGCTCACATTGAAGCTTCCTGCCAAAACACAGTCACCAGACAAGCTGCCTTGAAATTCCACGATGCTATCGATGCTGCCCTTAAAGACGACTGTGATGCCCTTAACAAAGCCTAA